Below is a window of Nicotiana tabacum cultivar K326 chromosome 19, ASM71507v2, whole genome shotgun sequence DNA.
aaaaaaaaaaaaaaaaaaaggacacaTAGACATCTTCCGGCATTTTAAGCGGTCAAGATTGATATATGAATGAATATGATTTATCCATAAAACATTGGTCAAAATTGATATTTCAAAGTGTTTAACATTAGTGGAATGTTTATTCATGATTCGTTCTATTCTATGTCCAAAGATTTAGCTGCACTTTATATTTGTTCAAACTCAACTCTGGCAAGAGATCTTCTAGACGTTGCTTGGTTTGAGACCCTTCAAGTTGCTTTCTCTTAATTTCCCATTTCATTCATGCTTCTAGCTTAACAGACCATTATATGCAAGACAgattagaaagaaaggaaaattgcaTGTTTAGATGACCTTAGTAACTGATGGTTGAAAGCTGAGCCAATGTGCTCCATATGAATGCTTCGATACTTCTCTTTCTCCTATTCACTTGTTAATTGCCGTCTTTGCATGTGGAATGTAATTTGATGCAAAACATGCACAAATTTCGTTTACTAAGGGCAATTACTTGCTCCAGGCACCTTTAGTCTCTAGTGTTGTTTGGTTTTGAGATAAGTGATGTATTTAAGTGGGACTGGCCTAATTAGTCCAGCATGTGGTTTCATGGACTCATggtaattttgttttcatatGGATAGCTAAAATCTCCTCATCACTGTCCCATCCTCGTCCTTTAAGTATAATCTGGCTGTGATTTGATCCTACCTACTCCTGTAGCTAACCAAAAGCTCCAATGGGTTTTTTTGAGATCATTAATTGATTATGACATGACGTGACGAGGAGACAGAGAATTGATTGTGCTACATTAAGAAAGAGTTAGCTGCTGTTTGCTTCTGACCTGCTATAGGCATATTTCTTGTTGACAAGAGCTTTCTCTTTTTTACTTTCAATGATAAGttgaaaaatgatagaaactaggCCTTCAAGGGAATCTGTGTCTTCTAGCTTAGAAAATAGAAGCTTACTAGCTTGTTTAACGCCATTTTCaagacgaagaagatgcccgaagattGGTGGGGGAGTTTGATGATTCCATTGTACaaaaacaaaggtgatatccagaacTGCAACAACTCTAGGGGGTATCAAGCTGCTGAGTCACACTATGAAGGTtcgggagagggtggtggagaagAGAGTGAGGACATGTGTATCTATCACTGAGAACCAGTTCGGATTTATGCCAGGACGGTCAACTACAGAAGCCATTCACCTTGTGACGACGATTGGTGGAGCAGTATATGGAGAGGAAAAAGGACTTGCacatggtgttcattgaccttGAGAAGGCTTATGACAAAGTCCCGAGGGAGgtgctatggagatgtttggaggttagCGGAGTCCCGGTAgcgtacattagggtgattaaggacatgtacgaAGGTGCTAAGACTCGAGTGAGGACTACGGGAGGAGACTCAGAACATTTCCCTGTggagatggggttgcatcagggatcaGCCCTTAGCCTGTTTTTGTTTGCCATAGTGTTGGATGTGCTGACACGACACATACAAGGGagggtgccatggtgtatgttatttgctgatgacatagtactgattgacgagacgcgagggGGTGTTAATGCTTTGTTGGAAGTTTGGAGACAGACGGTAgagtccaaaggtttcaagttgagtaggtcgAAAACTGAAtatttggagtgcaagttcagtgatgAGAGGCAAGAAGAAGAAGTGGAAGTAAAGATTGatactcaagtcattcccaaaagagatagtttcaagtatcttgagTCTATAATCCAAGGCAACGGGGAGATTGATGAGAATGTTACTCACCGCATTGGAGCGGGTTGGATGAGATGGAGGCTAGCTTCGGGGGTTTTATGCGATAAGAATGTGCCGCCTAGACTTAAGGGCAAATTCTACAGGGTGGTGGTTAGACTGGCTATGTTGTATGGAactgagtgttggcccgtcaagaagtcccatgtccagaagatgagcgtagctgaaatgaggatgttgagatagatgtgtGGACATACCAGGAaagacaagattaggaatgaagttattagggacaaggtgggAGTGACATCCATGGAAGACAAGTTGCGGGAATCGAGGCTGCGAtggtttggacatatgaggaggagAGACATAGATGTCCcggtcaggaggtgtgagaggttgaccatggCGGGTTTGAGGAAGGGCaggggtaggccaaagaagtatttGGGAGAGATGATTATGTAGGACATGTCGGTGCTTCACCTAACCGAGGACATGACTagcgataggaaggtgtggaggtcgaggattaaggtggTGGGTTGACAGGTAGTTGTGAGTTTCTCCTAGGTTTACTAGTAGTACTAGTAATATTCTTGTTACTGGTTGAAAGATACTTTCTTCTAGTTTGTTATTATATCTGGTACTTAGCAACCACGTCCATTGTTTTTGAAAATTGCTACTGGAAATTGTTGCTCCCTGATTATTACTATTTGATACTActttttctcccctttttccTCGTCTTTtgtctccctcttctttctttcttcctcctctttcttcttcttcttcccttttcttcctttccaCCTTTTCTTAAGCCGAAGGTCTATCGGAAATTGCCTATCTACCGCTccaggtagaggtaaggtctgcgtacacactaccctccccagaccccacctgtgggattatactgggtatgttgttgttgtaatgcTTCCTTTTTGTTTCTCTTAGTTGTGTATGGATGTGCATTCCAGAGGATAGGCAACTTCTGTAATACTTCTTAAGTTTACTCACTTTTCTTCTCCTGCTTCTTTCTCTTGTTTCAGACTGAAGTTAATTTTAGATCAATCATGGATCGGCTAACCAGTGCTGCACGTCTCATGATAGTCTCAGATCTTGACCATACCATGGTGGGTTGTTGTAGTTCGCCTTTCTTCCTTATGCTGCTATAACTTATGTGAGGCTTTCTTTACAGGTCGATCATCATGATCCTGAGAACCTTTCTCTGCTTAGGTTTAATGCTTTATGGGAGGCCAATTATCGTGAAAACTCCTTGTTAGTGTTCTCAACTGGGAGATCACCTACCCTTTACAAGGAGTTGAGAAAAGAGAAGCCCATGCTAACCCCAGATATTACCATTATGTCCGTGGGGACTGAAATAGCTTATGGTAACTCTATGGAGCCAGATGATGGTTGGGAAGCTTTTTTAAATAATAAGTGGGATCGGAAAATAGTGACAAAAGAGACGAGCAAATTTCCTGAACTCACCCTTCAGGTACAGCTTATGTTTGAGTCATTTTATATATTGCTTCACGAAGTTTAAATTTTGATACCAGAATTTGCAAACCACTTTCGATGTAAAACTAGTTTGTATGCTGGATATTGTTATTGTAATTGATGTCTCATATATCTACTTCTTTTCACCCTTCAGTCAGAAACAGAGCAGCGACCTCACAAGGTCAGTTTCTATGTTCAGAAAGACAAGGCTCAAGATTTAACAAGAACACTTTCCAAGCGCTTGGAAGAATGTGGGGTATCATGCCACTTTACACTTCTAGATTATGGCACAATATGATGTCCCTTAAAAGTAAAATCGGAGCATGTACCTGTTGTCGTGCTGCAGTGAGCAGAATTTTTTATAATGTTTCATATCTTTTTGTTCCGATTttaatatttctttatttaccaTTAGTTGGATATCAAAATAATTTATAGCGGAGGGATGGATTTGGACATTTTGCCACAAGGTGCTGGCAAAGGACAAGCACTTGCATATTTGCTTAAGAAATTAAAGGGCGAGGGCAAGTTGCCAAACAACACGCTTGCCTGTGGTGACTCTGGAAATGATGCTGAGCTTTTCAGTATCCCAGATGTTTATGGTGTGATGGTCAGTAGTTTAGCTACTTctccaatttatttttttatgatcttatgatttattgcttatattttgAGTTCAGAATTGCTCTAAAAATCTAGACTCACTTTGCAGGTAGCAAACGCACAGGAGGAGTTATTACAATGGCGTGCTGCAAATGCAAAAGATAATCCAAAAGTAATTCATGCAACAGAGAGATGTGCCGCGGGTATAATACAAGCAATTGGGCATTTCAACCTGGGACCAAATACCTCTCCTAGAGATGTTACAGATATGTCAGACTGCAAGATGGAGAATTTTGTTCCTGCTTATGAAGTCGTCAAATTTTACTTGTTTTTCGAGAAATGGAGGCGTGGAGAAATTGAGAATTCTGACCTTTCTTTGTCAAACCTGAAAGCAGTTTGTGTATGTTAAGTACCCTATACCTATTTTAGTGTTGTTGTCTTCTGTCGAATGATTGTGGTAATTCTCTCTTTGAGAATTATAGATGGATGCGagcttcttttcttttcatttttttcttttttcttgtctttctGGCTTGCTTTCCAAATATAGATTCTAACTAGATCTTAATTTCAACACTGCTAACAGCCTCTCCTGCTGCCATATAGAGAAAAAAATTGTTAATTTTCCTTTGCTTATATGACTATAAAGTGACCAAACTGATGAGTTTCCGGTATCCTATGCTCTTCatttcctttctctctctctttccttcattttcttcttgttATTCGATTGAGTCAGTTGAGAAGGGGTAGAGGCTGTGGGTGGGTTGCCTGAGTTTTTGTTATTCCCTAATGCCTTTCTTTTATGACAATCCGAATTTTCTAACTCTTTTGTTGCTGCagagaccatctggtacttttgTGCACCCATCTGGAGTTGAGAAATCTCTTGAGGACTGCATAAATACATTGAGAACGTGTCACGGTGACAAACAGGGTAAACAATTTCGTATTTGGGTTGATCAAGTCTTACCTACACAGGTTGGTTCAGACTCATGGTTAGTGAGTTTCAAGAAATGGGACCTTTCTGGTAAGTGTCTTTTGCCTCATTAGAcggtcttttatttttctttctccaTTTCTCATGTCTCGTTTGACTTGATTTTATACAGTCCAGCTGAAGCTTTCCCCTACACGGCTTTGGCTGCAATTGTCTGTGACCGCATTCAGAAAATTCTTTTTACCCCTTCCTTTATGTGCTCATATCACGGGTGGCTCAAGCACTGTTTCATTAGACCTGCCTCTCTTTCTATGAGTGATGTTTGATTATTGTGATTCTGTAAAGGAGGTGTATTAATTAACTGCTGCTGAAGATGTGCTACAATTGGGGTTGTGCTTTCAGCACAGAGACCAGCCCTGTTTTGGAACTTTTTGATGCGTCAAGCTAATTATATCTAACCATTAAAAAAATGGCTCTTTCTACCAAACTCTTCCCTGGCTCCCGTATTCTCACACAAAAATCTGCACAGATAGATAGCCCTGCAACCACCACTATAGTCTACTATATCTACACTGATATTGTGCCTTGTCCAAAAAGACGTTTTGAGCACTTACCATAGTCTGTATCATGCACCTCTATAGCATCAGTGCCAAATAAGCCTCAGAATGAACATTTAAATTTGCAGCAAATAGAGGGGGAATAATATGATGATTGAGGTGTCTAACCTTTTCCATATTTGAGTTACTTTGTAGTGGAAGCGTTTTGATATTAGTATTTGAGCCTCCATTTTTCAGATTATGGTGCACACCATGTGAACTACTGCTCCTTAGCTTTTGACATTTGAAATTTTGTTAAGATGCTCCAGGAAGATTAGAAAAAAAGTTGAGTTATAAACCAAAGAGGCACCCTGTTATCCTATTTGATTCCACAGTAGGTTGAGTGCATGTAATGATGTTGGTTCAGAATTCATGTTATTAAGCAGGAGTACTTTGATCAAGTCTTTAATGGCTTATTTTTGATCGACCTAGTTGCCAAGCTTCTCTAGATGTTGGTACTTGCGCTCACCTACCACACTGTTTTAAGCATTCTCCTGGAGGAAAATTGCCTCTGTATTCATATATAATCAAGTGATTATAGAAATGAAATGTCTTAAAACAGTGTGGTAGGTGAGCTCAAGTGATTATGAAAATGACTTATTTTCTGCACGAATGTTAATACTTATGTGATCCACCTTTTCTTTCTGTTCGGCTCTTATTATTTCTAATATTGTTTTTTACAATATGCTGTTTCTTGCAGGCGAAGAGCGACAATGTTGCATAACTACTGTCTTGTTAAGTTCAAAGGTGATGTTTGTTAAAGGATCATTTCACTTATATCTTACAAGCCAAACCTGTTATAATTTGCTTTTTGCTTCCAGAATGTGACGGTCGCGGATGGGCTCACTTGGACACATGTGCATCAGACTTGGCTGCAAGGAGCAGCAGCAAGTGGCTCTGCGACCTGGTTGTTTTGAAATTGTCATCAGATGACCAGCCCGACTGAATAAGCACAAAATCATATTTTAGCTATAAGCATCGATAGGCCCCCTAAATACCTCTGTTTGCGGCCCTCTCTGTTTCTTACCCTGCTTGTTGTCATTCTTCCTTGATGATGAATGTATTACCATCTAAATCCATGAAGATGGTTAATCATTTAGGTAATAATTAGTGTTATCCTTTTTGACAATTGTAGCTGTCAAGTAACTAAGAGAGTCACAAATAATAAGCGCCTCTGTACATCGTGATATTTCAATTTGGATTGCAACATGAATATAAGTTCTTACTTGAAAAGAAAGTCTTTGTTTAAGCTTGCATTGTTGTATTTTGTTTTTCACATAGCTAACAGGGAGTAGGAAAGACCTAATAGGTTGTGTGAGCTGTCAGAATTTGAGTTCAAACAACTTGCATCAGTGCACTAACATCTGTTGAACATGCAGAGGTAAATTTAGGAGTTTCTACAGGGGTAGGACAACAATAGAATGCAAATTGTCGATGAAATTTAGTACCCCTCtgttttattttgtgtcttagtttgactaggcacaaaGTTTAAGAGAGTAAGGAAGATTTTTGAATCTTGTGGTCTTAAATTAAAATGTGTATAACGTACCAACGATGCTCTTTGAATCTTGTGGTTAAACATGCCGTGTCATTCTTATAAGGAAGTGTGGTTAGGGATAAAATGAGTTTGTTGGAATTAAAGGGTTACCAAATATAGAAAATGACATACTTTTTGGAGCATACTGCAAAGGAAAGTAAGatatataaattgaaacagaggaagTAATATACATTTAACCATATAAGTAAGATAACAACGTCAAATTAAAAGTTCATTTTTGTAATTATGCTCTTTGTTCAATGGTGTTAAACCAAATGGCAGCTCAAAATTAGCCGGTGCCAATTTCAGCTTAAATCTTGGGTTAAAATTAGCTCACAAGCGTTTCTTTGATTAATTGTTATGCATTTGAGAGCAGTTAAGTCAGTTAGTCACAGTTGATGGAGCACATGTTAATTGCATGAAGTGAAAAGAGTCCGATTTACACTCTCTCAGAGAGCAGCATAACTGAGACGAGTGAGTTACAATGGAGTATTTAGTCAACACCAGTTGTATTGCATGAGAATTGGGATATAAATATATGTTATAGTTCATTCCGAAAATTTCACAGAACCTCTCTACTTCCTACCAAGGCGCAAGAGgcttctcaagcttaagttgaaTCTTTGAGGTCTTTCGAGATCTCTTAATTCAGTTGCTTCATATCGAACTCATCCGAGATTATGAATTATCTATCAGTTGGTAGCGAAGACGATTGCCTTCACAATATGACGGAAAATGCCTAAAGTGACTCGATGAGATGAGGAGCCTGCCTGCCAAGGATATACTAAAGCTCAAGGAGCTTGTGCAACAACTTTCAGAGTGGCGACTGAATTGAAGACTTCCAGCtaggaattgaagaagaaagtAAAGTGGAGGAACAACATCACGTATGCAAATTCTGGGGTCTGCACAAAACCTAAACACTCCATTATGATGGATTCTGGAGGTAATTCTCTAGCTTAAGACTCCTACTCTGAGTGCTTAATTTTTCTAGGCTATCTGAATTAGATTTTTTTTGAAGTTTAATTAAGAGGATCATGATAGAAGGCGAAAAAGGTCTATCTGCTTTTGTGATAAAAAACATGTGTTATGACATATGAGCAAGGGTTCTAAACAGGTTTATTTTCTGAAGGAGGATTTGAGTGGAGAATAGATTGCCTAACTTGTGAGGAACAAGAGGAGTCTAACTCATCTGTTATGTGAGAGCATCTTTATAtgtcactctatttatatgtcaCTCTATGCTATGAAtgttgttgctcccaaacgcacatgcaagcatacgtggtcgtacaagtaataaaatgataagttgtgtgtcgaacccacagagacttgtatCAACTATCCATTAAATtcaccaagattgttattcagtCGAGCCAATTCGAGTTCAAGAGTTTAATTATACTAAACTATAATTCTAAgtagtaactaaattatcaagcagcAAAACGGTtattgtgtattcagtagagataATATtacagggttgtgatcgattcaccaatcctattgtgttctaattaactctccatttcatacaattcactcatggttgctaattaatcgaacaatttctctcatagccttctcccgaagtactacttgcctattcaaaatagattaacgcctatattcctatgaaatcaatctattaagaacgcattaagattacgatatttaattaagcatggtgactaggtatattcctatcctaaccacaaattcgcccccctcagagttaagatcatgctctcttcaatttttctctaatctaaacatggtgtcacgccccaaactcagggagcgcgaccggcgcttaaccgagagaacccgatcgagcaagcctattagatttcattctacccaaactcatccatgaataaaagggagatgtactccattaatcaaacactgaaaagattttattaacaacttccttttcattcccattagcagcttcaatcataattttcaaaatattacgagtttatagaattaatgataAACATAacttccaaataccaacatttctagttcaattcccaacatcaaccccaacccacaacctgtctacggagcctctaagtacaatagaagagtaatatgaaaatgccggcaacaaggccccggctatacctcgaaACAcaatacatgagaaacaaaagatacatgatcccaaaatgaagtggggctcaccaaatcagttgaaaagagtgtactgctatcactgatcaatgccgcctgctgtagaaccacctgcatccattaaagatgcagcgcccccagcaaaatgGACGTTaatactgtcgaatagcactagtatatatagctaaaagtcctttttcaaaatagaatgctcatataagaaaagacaacacatagaaacaacaagtcacaatcaacaatatccaaatgttcagttaaaacataataattttcaaaatacgaacttcatatacaattttggttggaagatcattagcaccgatataccaccatctttgttagcacggagtccgatcacgcccgatcggttaggccatctccccacgaacaatgtggtttgacatatgatgcgaaagaaagttgttactaagagtagtaccaccatatgcgcaatatgacgtctgatctccacccgatcagctaggccgccttcccacatatgccgtgtgggttgacttttccaattaataattgttaccagtttcatcccaattaagggaaataatatcacaatttatccaatatttcaatttcatcccaaataaggggaataatcacaatccacctctacaccggcacgtgtagtttcaggtgtgggccttatgacccacccttcctcggttttgctaatgatgctcccaaaaatatttttgatttgatttgcacacagaGGTAACACAAATACAATTGTAATCACCTCAACAtgtttcacattgtataaattctcattagtatttccagtcattcacaacgacaatatttccttggctcattaggccattcacaagattctttattcctggcacgatggccgtatttcatattccacactttcacctctttcaatttcaagatcaccatcaaatatcaacatatagaatattccgaaaatcacaactttaagttaattagaaatgaacaatttaagcacaatagatttctttccgaaaaatgaagtaaataattgcaattgatgcgcaagtttaAATCATCAACAAGTGACAccccatttattcttgaaatactttttcctaaaaagggcaatacacaatttccactcacgaatatgtaagaatgcaaaacacattgaaaatactcacaaagcatagtatttgttaaaacaaccacatatggcatgacttgagtacaaaaACTTTTAgataattctattttcgaagtcattttaaaacaattgagtcgaggctcatttcataatccttaTCACATattctcatttcattggcaccactagCCACAACTATAACTTAAATTcgtggcacgttggccacactctatttcttTAATTCGCTTATTTCATTTTTAAGCATTTTtaaagattatcaacaataagacactttcaatcaagactttaggtacacatatgagtaattatgagtcttaagcatatcgagtttttctcacccaattggtatactagttctcatttaaaacacgactcaaagccacaacattttaatatgcAAATCATACTTTGAGCATCTATCTtttgacataaggctcattcggaataaacaagtttatagggaataatccggaat
It encodes the following:
- the LOC107830739 gene encoding sucrose-phosphatase 1-like isoform X2 is translated as MPSLTLRFSFSGFPRSRCCSTPTPKLSSFTSFQTEVNFRSIMDRLTSAARLMIVSDLDHTMVDHHDPENLSLLRFNALWEANYRENSLLVFSTGRSPTLYKELRKEKPMLTPDITIMSVGTEIAYGNSMEPDDGWEAFLNNKWDRKIVTKETSKFPELTLQSETEQRPHKLDIKIIYSGGMDLDILPQGAGKGQALAYLLKKLKGEGKLPNNTLACGDSGNDAELFSIPDVYGVMVANAQEELLQWRAANAKDNPKVIHATERCAAGIIQAIGHFNLGPNTSPRDVTDMSDCKMENFVPAYEVVKFYLFFEKWRRGEIENSDLSLSNLKAVCRPSGTFVHPSGVEKSLEDCINTLRTCHGDKQGKQFRIWVDQVLPTQVGSDSWLVSFKKWDLSGEERQCCITTVLLSSKNVTVADGLTWTHVHQTWLQGAAASGSATWLF
- the LOC107830739 gene encoding sucrose-phosphatase 1-like isoform X1, translating into MPSLTLRFSFSGFPRSRCCSTPTPKLSSFTSFQTEVNFRSIMDRLTSAARLMIVSDLDHTMVDHHDPENLSLLRFNALWEANYRENSLLVFSTGRSPTLYKELRKEKPMLTPDITIMSVGTEIAYGNSMEPDDGWEAFLNNKWDRKIVTKETSKFPELTLQSETEQRPHKVSFYVQKDKAQDLTRTLSKRLEECGLDIKIIYSGGMDLDILPQGAGKGQALAYLLKKLKGEGKLPNNTLACGDSGNDAELFSIPDVYGVMVANAQEELLQWRAANAKDNPKVIHATERCAAGIIQAIGHFNLGPNTSPRDVTDMSDCKMENFVPAYEVVKFYLFFEKWRRGEIENSDLSLSNLKAVCRPSGTFVHPSGVEKSLEDCINTLRTCHGDKQGKQFRIWVDQVLPTQVGSDSWLVSFKKWDLSGEERQCCITTVLLSSKNVTVADGLTWTHVHQTWLQGAAASGSATWLF